Proteins encoded within one genomic window of Longimicrobium sp.:
- a CDS encoding Uma2 family endonuclease — protein MAKTISGYAAYRFLIRVKRGQWRFEAGELFVLDFGRRATVHDLRWVKGQAEIVDDKLVVMAPSGWRNARARGALLHALKMYERDNPGEGVVVSSSVAFLVEAPHRRSICADVSWYTGPSSILDFPPLPPVFAAEVRDYANYGDEAEEHFAIKRADYFAAGTQVVWDVDVLREELIRVYRADDPEHPTIYRRGEIADAEPAVPGWRFLVDELWD, from the coding sequence ATGGCGAAGACGATCTCCGGCTACGCGGCGTACCGCTTCCTGATCAGGGTCAAGCGTGGCCAGTGGCGCTTCGAGGCCGGAGAACTGTTCGTCCTCGACTTCGGGCGAAGGGCCACGGTTCACGATCTTCGCTGGGTGAAAGGCCAGGCCGAGATCGTCGACGACAAGTTGGTGGTCATGGCGCCGTCCGGGTGGCGAAATGCGAGGGCCCGCGGTGCCCTTCTTCACGCCCTGAAGATGTACGAGCGCGACAATCCCGGTGAAGGAGTGGTCGTCAGCTCCAGCGTTGCCTTTCTCGTGGAGGCACCGCATCGGCGCTCGATCTGCGCTGACGTGTCGTGGTACACCGGCCCGAGTTCGATTCTGGACTTTCCGCCCCTGCCGCCCGTGTTCGCGGCGGAGGTCCGCGACTATGCCAACTATGGCGACGAAGCCGAGGAGCACTTCGCCATCAAGCGCGCGGACTACTTCGCCGCGGGGACGCAGGTGGTGTGGGACGTGGACGTGCTGCGCGAGGAGCTGATCCGCGTCTACCGCGCGGACGATCCGGAGCATCCCACGATCTACCGCCGCGGCGAGATCGCGGACGCGGAGCCGGCGGTGCCCGGGTGGCGCTTCCTCGTCG
- a CDS encoding Uma2 family endonuclease translates to MKILKLPRPATVQDLLDLDEKAEIVNGQIVLMGKPGVRPARAAARIWKSLEQHELTIGGGVSVPEGGDFLVQLPNRESFSPDASWYYGAEVDGPVDGPPALAVEVRSPGDYGLRAERNMAAKRAEYFAAGTQVVWDVDCLREQLIRVYRADDPETPTVYHRGEIAEAEPAVPGWRFPVDALFPRG, encoded by the coding sequence ATGAAGATCCTCAAGCTCCCTCGACCGGCAACCGTCCAGGACCTGCTCGACCTGGACGAAAAGGCGGAGATCGTCAATGGGCAGATCGTACTGATGGGCAAGCCCGGTGTTCGCCCGGCTCGCGCCGCAGCCCGGATCTGGAAGAGCCTGGAGCAGCACGAGCTCACCATCGGCGGCGGCGTGTCCGTTCCCGAAGGCGGTGACTTCCTCGTCCAGCTTCCGAACCGCGAGTCGTTCAGTCCCGACGCCTCGTGGTATTACGGCGCCGAGGTCGATGGGCCGGTGGACGGTCCTCCGGCTCTGGCGGTGGAGGTCCGCAGCCCTGGTGACTACGGGCTGCGCGCCGAGCGGAACATGGCCGCGAAGCGTGCGGAATACTTCGCAGCGGGCACTCAGGTCGTGTGGGACGTGGATTGCCTCCGCGAGCAGCTGATCCGCGTCTACCGCGCCGACGATCCCGAGACTCCCACGGTCTACCATCGTGGCGAGATCGCAGAGGCCGAACCGGCAGTGCCCGGCTGGCGCTTCCCGGTGGACGCGCTGTTTCCCCGCGGCTGA